In Actinomadura luteofluorescens, the sequence TGCGGTGGATACGGGCAGACTAGAGGCAGGTAGGGGAGAATGGAATTCCCGGTGTAGCGGTGAAATGCGCAGATATCGGGAGGAACACCGGTGGCGAAGGCGGTTCTCTGGGCCTGTACTGACGCTGAGGAGCGAAAGCGTGGGGAGCGAACAGGATTAGATACCCTGGTAGTCCACGCCGTAAACGTTGGGCGCTAGGTGTGGGGTCCTTCCACGGATTCCGCGCCGCAGCTAACGCATTAAGCGCCCCGCCTGGGGAGTACGGCCGCAAGGCTAAAACTCAAAGGAATTGACGGGGGCCCGCACAAGCGGCGGAGCATGTTGCTTAATTCGACGCAACGCGAAGAACCTTACCAAGGCTTGACATCGCCGGAAAACCATCAGAGATGGTGGGTCCTTTTGGGCCGGTGACAGGTGGTGCATGGCTGTCGTCAGCTCGTGTCGTGAGATGTTGGGTTAAGTCCCGCAACGAGCGCAACCCTCGTTCCATGTTGCCAGCACTTCGGGTGGGGACTCATGGGAGACCGCCGGGGTCAACTCGGAGGAAGGTGGGGATGACGTCAAGTCATCATGCCCCTTATGTCTTGGGCTGCAAACATGCTACAATGGCCGGTACAGAGGGCTGCGATACCGTGAGGTGGAGCGAATCCCTTAAAGCCGGTCTCAGTTCGGATCGAAGTCTGCAACTCGACTTCGTGAAGTCGGAGTCGCTAGTAATCGCAGATCAGCAACGCTGCGGTGAATACGTTCCCGGGCCTTGTACACACCGCCCGTCACGTCACGAAAGTCGGCAACACCCGAAGCCCGTGGCCCAACCACCTTGTGTGGGGGGAGCGGTCGAAGGTGGGGCCGGCGATTGGGACGAAGTCGTAACAAGGTAGCCGTACCGGAAGGTGCGGCTGGATCACCTCCTTTCTAAGGAGCACCAACTGGCCAGGTCGCCTCGTCAGAGGGATCTTGGTCGGTGGCCGCCGTTGACAGCGAGTGTCTGTCAGGTGGCTGCTCATAGATGTGGAGCACTGGCTACTCAGCTCACCGCGTGTGTGAGCCGGCAAGTACCGTCCTTCGGTTTCGGCTGGGGGAAGGGGAACGGCGGTTTCAGGCGGGTGGTGGGTTGGACACGCTGTTGGGTCCTGAGGGAACGGGCGCGAGCTCGACCTCGGACTACGGGACCAGGACCACATTCCTTGATTGGGGTGTGGTTTTGGTGGGCCCGGTTGTTTTTTGAGAACTGCACAGTGGACGCGAGCATCTCTGGTAGATGATGAGAGCACGTTCGAAGAGATTCCTCCTTTTGGGGAGGGTGTTTTCGGGTTTGTTTTTGTTGTTTATCTGCGATTTGTTCTGATCGTTTTGTGTGTTCAAGTTTTTAAGGGCATACGGTGGATGCCTTGGCATCAGGAGCCGATGAAGGACGTGGGAGCCTGCGATATGCCTCGGGGAGTCGGCAACCAGACTTTGATCCGGGGATTTCCGAATGGGGAAACCTGGCACCCGTCATGGGGTGTCGCCGCCTGCTGAATGTATAGGCAGGTTGGTGGGAACGCGGGGAAGTGAAACATCTCAGTACCCGCAGGAAGAGAAAACAATAGTGATTCCGTGAGTAGTGGTGAGCGAAAGCGGAGGAGCCTAAACCGTGCGCGTGTGATAGCCGGCAGGCGTTGCGTGTGCGGGGTTGTGGGACCACCCTGGTTCAGCTGCCGCTGAATCGAGGAGTTATAAACCGCTGGGATAGTCGAATGGCTTGGGATGGCCGACCGTAGACGGTGAGAGTCCGGTAGACGAAATTCGAGTGGCTTCTGGGTGTGTTCCCGAGTAGCACGGGGCCCGTGAAATCCCGTGTGAATCTGCCACGACCACGTGGTAAGGCTGAATACTTCCTGATGACCGATAGCGGACCAGTACCGTGAGGGAAAGGTGAAAAGTGCCCCGGTGAGGGGTCGTGAAATAGTACCTGAAACCGTGTGCCTACAAGCCGTCAGAGCCTCCTCAGTTACCTTTCGGGGTTTCTGTTGGTGATGGCGTGCCTTTTGAAGAATGAGCCTGCGAGTTATGGTGTGTGGCGAGGTTAACCGGTGGCGGGTAGCCGTAGCGAAAGCGAGTCTGAATAGGGCGTTTTTAGTCGCATGCTGTAGACCCGAAGCGGAGTGATCTAGCCATGGGCAGGGTGAAGCGCCGGTAAGACGGTGTGGAGGCCCGAACCCACCAGGGTTGAAAACCTGGGGGATGACCTGTGGTTAGGGGTGAAAGGCCAATCAAACTCCGTGATAGCTGGTTCTCCCCGAAATGCATTTAGGTGCAGCGTCGCGTGTTTCTTGCCGGAGGTAGAGCTACTGGATGGCTGATGGGCCCTACCAGGTTACTGACGTCAGCCAAACTCCGAATGCCGGTAAGTGAGAGCGCGGCAGTGAGACTGCGGGGGATAAGCTTCGTAGTCGAGAGGGAAACAGCCCAGATCATCGGCTAAGGCCCCTAAGCGTGTGCTAAGTGGGAAAGGATGTGGAGTTGCTGTGACAACCAGGAGGTTGGCTTAGAAGCAGCCACCCTTGAAAGAGTGCGTAATAGCTCACTGGTCAAGTGATTCCGCGCCGACAATGTAGCGGGGCTCAAGCACACCGCCGAAGCCGTGGCATTGACACCATGTGGTGTTGATGGGTAGGGGAGCGTCCTGTATCCGGTGAAGCCTCGGGGTGACCCAGGGGTGGAGGGTGCGGGAGTGAGAATGCAGGCATGAGTAGCGAATCACACGTGAGAAACGTGTGCGCCGGATGACCAAGGGTTCCTGGGGCAGGCTAATCCGCCCAGGGTAAGTCGGGACCTAAGGCGAGGCCGACAGGCGTAGTCGATGGACAACGGGTTGATATTCCCGTACCCGCTGGTATGCGCCAACGCTGAATCCTCTGATGCTAACCACCCGAACCATGCTTCGGGCCTTCGGGCTTGTTGTGTGGGGAGCGTGGGGCCCGAGGGGGTAGTAGGTGAGTGATGGGGTGACGCAGGAGGGTAGCTCAGCCCGGGCGATGGTTGTCCCGGGGTAAGGCTGTAGGGAGAGAGATAGGTAAATCCGTCTCTCATATAATCCTGAGAGCTGATGCCGAGCCGTTTTAGGTGAAGTGAGTGATCCCATGCTGCCGAGAAAAGCCTCTAGCGAGTGTACCGGCGGCCCGTACCCCAAACCGACTCAGGTGGTCAGGTAGAGAATACCAAGGCGATCGGGTGAACTGTGGTTAAGGAACTCGGCAAATTGCCCCCGTAACTTTGGGAGAAGGGGGACCTCGCCCGGTGATGGCATTTGCTGTCTGAGCTGGGTGGGGTCGCAGAGGCCAGGGGGAAGCGACTGTTTACTAAAAACACAGGTCCGTGCGAAGTCGTAAGACGCTGTATACGGACTGACGCCTGCCCGGTGCCGGAACGTTAAGAGGACCGGTTAGGGGGACTTGTTCCTTCGAAGCTGAGAATCTAAGCGCCGGTAAACGGCGGTGGTAACTATAACCATCCTAAGGTAGCGAAATTCCTTGTCGGGTAAGTTCCGACCTGCACGAATGGCGTAACGACTTCCCCGCTGTCTCAACCACAGGCCCGGCGAAATTGCAGTACGAGTAAAGATGCTCGTTTCGCGCAGCAGGACGGAAAGACCCCGGGACCTTCACTATAGCTTGGCATTGGCGCTTGGAGCGTCTTGTGTAGGATAGGTGGGAGACTGTGAAGCCCAGACGCCAGTTTGGGTGGAGTCATTGGTGAAATACCACTCTGGTCGTTTTGAGCGTCTAACCCGCACCCGTGTATCCGGGTGGGGGACAGTGCCTGGTGGGTAGTTTAACTGGGGCGGTTGCCTCCCAAAATGTAACGGAGGCGCCCAAAGGTTCCCTCAGCCTGGTTGGCAATCAGGTGGCGAGTGCAAGGGCACAAGGGAGCTTGACTGTGAGACGGACGTGTCGAGCAGGTGCGAAAGCAGGGCCTAGTGATCCGGCACCTACGTGTGGAAGTGGTGTCGCTCAACGGCTAAAAGGTACCCCGGGGATAACAGGCTGATCTTCCCCAAGAGTCCATATCGACGGGATGGTTTGGCACCTCGATGTCGGCTCGTCGCATCCTGGGGCTGGAGTAGGTCCCAAGGGTTGGGCTGTTCGCCCATTAAAGCGGCACGCGAGCTGGGTTTAGAACGTCGCGAGACAGTTCGGTCCCTATCCGCTGTGCGCGTAGGAGAATTGTGAGGGTCTGTCCCTAGTACGAGAGGACCGGGACGGACGAACCTCTGGTGTGCCAGTTGTCCCGCCAGGGGCACGGCTGGTTGGCTACGTTCGGTCGGGATAACCGCTGAAAGCATCTAAGCGGGAAGCCTTCCTCGAGATGAGTTCTCCCACCCCGTCAGGGGTGTAAGGCCCCCGGTAGACGACCGGGTTGATAGGCCGGAGATGGAAGCGCGGTAACGTGTGGAGTCGACCGGTACTAATAGGCCGAGTGGCTTGAACACACTGAACGTTCAGAGTGAATTGCTGCGAGAAATTGTTCGCGTCCCTGTGTGGTTCCCAGGAAACAACTGGGTTCCCGTGTGTTGTTGATAACTGAATTTTTTCGAGCCGAATGGTTCGGACGTGGATTTGCCCACCTGCGGGTGGTGCGTTTAGACGTTCGGTGGTTTTGGCGAGGGGGAAACACCCGGTCCCATCCCGAACCCGGAAGTTAAGCCCTTCAGCGCCGATGGTACTGCATGGGAGACCGTGTGGGAGAGTAGGACACCGCCGGACACATATTGCAGAAAGGCCCCGCCGTTACGGCGGGGCCTTTCTCATTTCACCGGGCGTCGTGGGTGGATGAGGGCCGCCGCGCCGGCATTGAGGATTTTGCGCTCAGTGGCGGCGGGGAGTTCTTCGACCTCGTCTCGCCGTCCGTGTGGGGGCCCCTGACGTCCGGGCGGGTCAGCGGCCGAGCTCCCGGTCGAGCGTGGCGGCCCACTGGCCGAGCAGGCGGGTACGGCGTGCCGAGTCGTCGGTGAGGAGATCGGCCAGGCCGAGGCCGCGGACCAGGTCGAGGGTCGCCTGGACCGTCTCCCGGACGCCGGGAACCGACTCGTCCGCGCCGAGGGCCTCGACGGTGAGGCGGTGCGCCTCGCGTCCGACCCGCGCCTCCAGCGGGACGACCTGCGCCCGGAGCTGCTCGTCCGAACTGGCCGCGACCCAGAGCTGGAGCGCGGCGCGGAAGAGCGGGGTCGTGTACATCTCGCCGAGGAGCGTGACGACGTCCAGCGTGGAGGGGCGGCGGTCGGCGAGCGTGTCCAGGCGTTCGCGCATCTGCGCCATCCGCACGTCCGAGCCGTACTCGACGGCCGCCGTCACGAGCTCTTCGCGCGTGCGGAAGTGGTGCTGGGCGGCGCCCCGGGAGACGCCCGCGCGTTCGGCGACCACCGCCACCGTCGTGCCCGCCCAGCCCGCGGAGGCGAGGCAGCCGATGGCGGCCTCCAGGAGGCGCTGCCGCGTGGCGCGGCTGCGGTCCTGCTGCGGTTCGCGGGGGATTGCCTGCGCGGTCATGGAGTCCTCGGGTCGGTGGCCTCCAGTCAACCAAACGATCAGGCGAAGAAACAATCATGCACGATTGATTTTTTAGGGAGGGGCTGGCAGGGTTCAGGCCATGAGCCAACCGCTGCGGGTCGGTAACGCCTCGGGCTTCTACGGCGACCGCTTCTCCGCGGTGCGGGAGATGCTGGAGGGCGGGCCGCTGGACGTCCTCACCGGCGACTACCTGGCCGAGTTGACCATGCTGATCCTCGGGCGCGGGAAGATGAAGGACCCGGACGCCGGGTACGCCGCGACGTTCCTGCGGCAGATGGAGGAGTCCCTCGGCCTGGCCGTGGAGCGCGGCACCGCGATCGTCGCCAACGCCGGCGGGCTCAACCCGCGGGGGCTGGCGGAACGGTTGCGCGAGCTGGCCGCGCGGCTCGGGATCGACGTGCGGATCGCCCACGTGGAGGGCGACGACCTGCTGCCCCGGGCGAAGGAGCTCGGCCTGGCGGACGCTCGCCACGGGCGGCCGCTCACCGCCAACGCGTACCTGGGCGCCTGGGGGATCGCCGAGTGCCTGCGGGCCGGCGCCGACGTGGTGGTGACCGGGCGCGTCACCGACGCGTCGCTGGTCGTCGGCCCCGCCGCCGCGCGTTTCGGCTGGGCGCGGGACGACTGGGACGCACTCGCCGGCGCGACGGTCGCCGGGCACGTCCTGGAGTGCGGCGCGCAGGCGACCGGCGGCAACTACGCCTTCTTCCAAGAAATCTACAATGTAAAGGCGCCGGGCTTTCCGATCGCCGAGATCCATCCCGACGGCTCCAGCGTGATCACCAAGCATGACGGGACGGGCGGCGCCGTGACGGTCGGGACGGTCACGGCCCAGCTGCTGTACGAGATCGGCGCGCCGTCCTACGCCGGCCCGGACGTGACGACGAGGTTCGACACGATCGCGCTGGAGCAGGACGGGCCCGACCGGGTGCGGATCAGCGGCGTCCGGGGCGTCCCGCCGCCGCCGTCCACCAAGGTGTGCCTGAACCATCTCGGCGGCCACCGCAACGAGATGACCTTCGTCCTCACGGGCCTGGACATCGAGGCCAAGGCCGAGCTCGCGAAGGCGCAGCTGGAGGCCGCGTTCGCGGAGGCCCGGCCGGCCCGCGTCGAATGGACGCTCATCGGGGCCCCCGGTCCGGACCCGGCCACACAGGGGGAGGCCGCCGCCCTGCTCCGCTGCGCCGTCCTCGACCCGGACCCGGAGAAGGTCGGCCGCGCCTTCAGCGGCGCCGTCGTGGAACTGGCCCTCGCCGGATACCCGGGCTTCACGATGACCTCCCCGCCCGGCAAGGGCGGCCCCTACGGCGTCTACACGCCCGCCTACGTCCCGAACGAGGCCGTCGAGCAGGTCGCGGTGACCCACGAGGGCGAGCGCATCACCGTCCCGCCCGCCCCTGTCGTGCGCAACCTCGGCATCTCCGCCGAGTCTCCGCCCACGGGGGACGTCCCGCCGGGCGCCACCGTCCGCGCACCGCTCGGCCGTGTCGCCGGGGCGCGGAGCGGGGACAAGGGCGGGGACGCCAACATCGGCGTCTGGGCCCGGACGGACGCGCAGTGGCGCTGGCTGGAGCCGTTCCTGACCACCGAAAGGCTCCGCGTGCTGCTGCCGGAGACACGCGAGCACACCGTCCGCCGGCACGTGCTGCCCAACCTCCGCGCGGTGAACTTCGTCGTCGAAGGGCTGCTGCAGGAGGGCGTGTCCGCCTCGACCCGGTTCGACCCGCAGGGCAAGGCCCTGGGGGAGTGGCTGCGGTCCCGCCTCGTCGACATCCCGGAGGCAGTCCTGTGACCCTCAAGAGCACCCTGGACGCGCGGAGCCCGGAGTACCGGGAGCGCCGCGCGGCCATGCTGGAGAAGCTGGCGGCGCTGGACGCCGAGCACGCCAAAGCGCTGGAGGGCGGTGGTGAGAAGTACGTCGCGCG encodes:
- a CDS encoding acyclic terpene utilization AtuA family protein, with product MSQPLRVGNASGFYGDRFSAVREMLEGGPLDVLTGDYLAELTMLILGRGKMKDPDAGYAATFLRQMEESLGLAVERGTAIVANAGGLNPRGLAERLRELAARLGIDVRIAHVEGDDLLPRAKELGLADARHGRPLTANAYLGAWGIAECLRAGADVVVTGRVTDASLVVGPAAARFGWARDDWDALAGATVAGHVLECGAQATGGNYAFFQEIYNVKAPGFPIAEIHPDGSSVITKHDGTGGAVTVGTVTAQLLYEIGAPSYAGPDVTTRFDTIALEQDGPDRVRISGVRGVPPPPSTKVCLNHLGGHRNEMTFVLTGLDIEAKAELAKAQLEAAFAEARPARVEWTLIGAPGPDPATQGEAAALLRCAVLDPDPEKVGRAFSGAVVELALAGYPGFTMTSPPGKGGPYGVYTPAYVPNEAVEQVAVTHEGERITVPPAPVVRNLGISAESPPTGDVPPGATVRAPLGRVAGARSGDKGGDANIGVWARTDAQWRWLEPFLTTERLRVLLPETREHTVRRHVLPNLRAVNFVVEGLLQEGVSASTRFDPQGKALGEWLRSRLVDIPEAVL
- a CDS encoding TetR/AcrR family transcriptional regulator, coding for MTAQAIPREPQQDRSRATRQRLLEAAIGCLASAGWAGTTVAVVAERAGVSRGAAQHHFRTREELVTAAVEYGSDVRMAQMRERLDTLADRRPSTLDVVTLLGEMYTTPLFRAALQLWVAASSDEQLRAQVVPLEARVGREAHRLTVEALGADESVPGVRETVQATLDLVRGLGLADLLTDDSARRTRLLGQWAATLDRELGR